Proteins encoded within one genomic window of Oncorhynchus tshawytscha isolate Ot180627B linkage group LG02, Otsh_v2.0, whole genome shotgun sequence:
- the LOC112219605 gene encoding protein kinase C-binding protein 1 isoform X6: MTMLTIDQLSYLLKFSLQKMKQPGDQPRSSSHSPHAGATQRKAFNWTEPFQKPVSLEQHPDYAEYIFHAMDLGTLEKNTKKKMYGCTEAFLADVKWILHNCIIYNGGNHKLTATAKVIVKICEHEMNEIEVCPECYLSACQKRDNWFCEPCSNPHPLVWAKLKGFPFWPAKALRDKDGQVDARFFGQHDRAWVPLNNCYLMSREIPFSVKKTKSIFNSAMQEMEVYVENMRKKFGVFNYAPFRTPYTPDNQYQMLLDPANPSSGSVRPEKQEKIKFNFDMTASPKMPLARSMLSDGGGGMGGVGGSTGRRISLTDMPRSPMSTNSSAHTGSDGEQDTPVKGPVRAPVSHYSAGEESMDCTASPASTRPGPASGANDSPKPFHSQGPALVPKQEKATLTGSILNLNLDRSKAEMDLKELSETVQQQQQGAPPVLTSPKRQIRSRFQLNLDKTIESCKAQLGIDEISEDVYKGVEHSDSEDSDKSDSSDSDASDEEQKPKAGKHTKANDKGEKDPSKRGSKDPLPPSINEVKTKGPATAMVTMGDAGASSTLSESSSKDNQGVHSDKEPPEEAKSAPVSPASREKPQVKQEARQPSVVDDSDSERELVIDLGEDQGGRDRKKSRKDSRTTKNPPANKTEGKALSSSLTPSQNNTAHFLTPSMKDSSHSPLPIPLNMVSFTTASSTTIAPTTLPNATLPMAPITSSSATTAVKKQRPLLPRETVPVVQRAVVWNPTNKFQTSSQKWHMQKVQRQQQNQQPDTPQLQAASPGQPQTMPQTPASATSSSLPQQPSQSTRYQTRQSVKAVQQKDPPLSTSTSSVTLVTSTPPSVAMIAAPGFGSGPSTTSSMAGDFQIPTASADVAADIAKYTNKIMDTIKGTVTELYTDLSKNTSGNTLAEIRRLRIEIEKLQWLHQQELSEMKHNLELTMAEMRQSLEQERERLMAEVKKQMEVEKQQAVDETKKKQWCANCKKEAIFYCCWNTSYCDYPCQQAHWPEHMKSCTQSATASQQEPESGSTADGPNKASGQSSGQTSPRGTTSAPTDKDSNLEKGKDNVTVSLS; the protein is encoded by the exons GACCAACCACGCTCGTCATCTCACTCCCCCCATGCAGGCGCCACGCAGAGAAAGGCTTTTAATTGG ACTGAACCCTTCCAGAAGCCAGTATCTCTGGAACAGCATCCAGACTACGCAGAGTATATATTTCACGCCATGGATCTCGGTACATTGGAGAAG AATACAAAGAAGAAAATGTATGGCTGCACTGAAGCTTTCTTGGCAGATGTGAAATGGATTTTACACAACTGCATAATTTATAATGGAG GCAATCATAAGCTCACTGCCACAGCTAAAGTCATAGTGAAAATCTGTGAACATGAG ATGAATGAGATTGAGGTCTGTCCGGAGTGCTATCTGTCAGCTTGCCAAAAGAGAGACAACTGGTTCTGTGAGCCATGC AGTAATCCTCACCCTCTCGTGTGGGCCAAGCTGAAGGGGTTTCCATTCTGGCCTGCCAAAGCACTGCGGGACAAAGACGGGCAGGTGGATGCTCGTTTTTTCGGGCAGCACGACAG GGCGTGGGTCCCCTTAAACAACTGCTACCTCATGTCCAGGGAGATTCCCTTTTCTGTGAAGAAGACTAAGAGCATCTTCAACAGTGCCATGCAGGAGATGGAGGTCTATGTGGAGAACATGAGGAAGAAGTTTGGAGTGTTCAACTATGCCCCCTTCCGGACACCCTACACCCCTGATAACCAGTACCAAATGCTGCTGGATCCTGCCAACCCCTCGTCCGGCTCGGTCCGACCGGAGAAGCAGGAGAAGATCAAGTTCAACTTTGACATGACGGCATCTCCCAAGATGCCCTTGGCCAGGAGCATGCTGTCTGACGGGGGCGGGGGCATGGGTGGAGTTGGAGGGAGTACAGGCCGGAGGATCTCCCTGACAGATATGCCCCGCTCGCCCATGAGCACCAACTCCTCTGCTCACACAGGCTCTGATGGAGAGCAGGATACACCAGTCAAGGGCCCGGTTAGAGCCCCAGTCAGCCACTACAGTGCTGGGGAGGAGTCCATGGACTGCACAG CATCACCTGCTTCCACTCGACCTGGTCCTGCCTCTGGTGCCAATGACAGCCCTAAACCGTTCCACTCCCAGGGTCCTGCTCTAGTCCCCAAGCAGGAGAAAGCAACTCTCACAGGGAGCATCCTTAACCTCAACCTGG ACCGTAGCAAAGCCGAGATGGACCTAAAGGAGTTGAGTGAGACTGtacagcagcaacagcagggGGCCCCACCAGTCCTCACCTCGCCCAAGAGACAGATCAGGAGCCGCTTCCAGCTCAACCTGGACAAAACCATTGAGAGCTGCAAGGCCCAGCTGG GTATAGATGAGATCTCTGAGGATGTGTATAAGGGAGTAGAACACAGCGACTCAGAGGACTCTGATAAATCAGATTCGAGTGACAGTGACGCCAGCGACGAGGAACAGAAACCTAAGGCAGGCAAACACACCAAGGCCAATGACAAGGGCGAGAAGGACCCTTCCAAGAGGGGATCCAAAGACCCCCTACCCCCCAGCATAAATGAGGTCAAAACAAAGGGGCCAGCAACTGCCATGGTAACCATGGGGGATGCGGGGGCATCATCTACCCTCTCTGAATCCTCATCTAAAGATAATCAGGGTGTACACTCGGACAAAGAGCCCCCAGAGGAAGCAAAATCAGCCCCAGTGTCCCCGGCATCCAGAGAGAAGCCCCAGGTGAAGCAGGAGGCTAGGCAGCCCTCTGTGGTGGATGACTCCGACTCTGAGAGGGAGCTGGTGATTGACCTGGGGGAGGACCAGGGGGGCAGAGACAGGAAGAAGAGTAGGAAAGATTCACGCACCACCAAAAATCCACCAGCCAATAAGACGGAGG GTAAAGCCCTGTCAAGTTCACTTACTCCATCTCAAAACAACACAGCCCATTTCTTAACCCCCAGTATGAAAGATTCATCACATTCTCCACTACCCATTCCTCTAAACATGGTGTCCTTCACTACTGCTTCTTCCACCACCATtgcccccaccacactccccaaTGCCACACTACCGATGGCCCCCATCACATCCTCCTCTGCCACCACAGCAGTGAAGAAACAACGCCCTCTGCTGCCCAGGGAGACTGTCCCTGTGGTGCAGCGGGCGGTGGTGTGGAACCCCACCAACAAGTTCCAGACTTCCTCCCAGAAGTGGCACATGCAGAAGGTGCAGCGGCAGCAACAGAATCAGCAGCCAGATACGCCTCAGCTGCAGGCAGCATCACCAGGCCAGCCACAGACAATGCCGCAAACGCCAGCATCTGCAACATCTTCATCATTACCACAGCAACCTTCCCAAAGCACGCGGTACCAGACCAGGCAATCTGTCAAAG CTGTCCAGCAGAAAGACCCTCCACTGAGTACGTCCACGTCGTCTGTTACCCTGGTGACCAGTACCCCACCCTCTGTGGCCATGATAGCAGCCCCTGGATTTGGTAGTGGCCCCTCCACCACATCCTCCATGGCAGGGGACTTCCAGATCCCCACCGCATCAGCTGACGTAGCAGCTGACATTGCGAAGTACACTAATAAA ATAATGGATACAATCAAAGGGACTGTGACTGAGCTGTATACAGACCTTTCCAAAAACACTTCAGGGAACACATTAGCAGAG ATTAGACGATTGAGAATTGAAATAGAAAAACTGCAGTGGCTTCATCAACAGGAGCTGTCAGAAATGAAGCACAATCTAG agTTAACCATGGCGGAGATGAGGCAAAGtctggagcaggagagggagcgacTGATGGCGGAGGTGAAGAAGCAGATGGAGGTGGAGAAACAACAGGCAGTAGACGAGACCAAGAAGAAGCAGTGGTGTGCCAACTGCAAGAAGGAGGCCATATTCTACTGCTGCTGGAACACCAGCTACTGTGACTATCCCTGCCAGCAAGCCCACTGGCCAGAACACATGAAGTCCTGCACACAATCAG CGACAGCCTCACAGCAAGAGCCTGAGTCGGGGTCCACAGCAGACGGCCCAAACAAAGCCTCAGGACAGTCAAGTGGTCAAACCTCTCCCAGAGGAACGACATCCGCCCCCACAGACAAAGACTCTAACCTGGAGAAAGGCAAGGACAATGTCACTGTCAGCCTTTCCTAA